A stretch of the Egicoccus sp. AB-alg2 genome encodes the following:
- a CDS encoding methyltransferase domain-containing protein yields MYGEWNKQAFTDVFEHEKMLADRVRVDAYAQAIDRLVGPTDVVVDLGTGTGILAMLAARRARRVYAIDHSPFIDVAERIAAHNGFTNITFVQEHSTTFQPSEPVDVVLHEQMGDELLNENMLDNLLDLKQRVVAEDGRILPGRFEFFVEPVALVEDRQVPFLWDMQVHGIDFGFLRGDPAVSANTRKSYGYRRVSTGDVAHSLGVPAPVLSFDLATLHQVDEVPRDLTVPRQVTTDGWFDGFCIWFRAHFDDRTVLSTSPLEARTSWTNRLVRTPRRKVGAGETIRYRVQLHDLVRPGTWTIAEEDG; encoded by the coding sequence GTGTACGGCGAGTGGAACAAGCAGGCGTTCACCGACGTCTTCGAGCACGAGAAGATGCTGGCCGATCGCGTGCGGGTCGACGCGTACGCGCAAGCCATCGACCGTCTCGTCGGGCCGACCGACGTGGTCGTCGACCTCGGCACGGGCACCGGCATCCTCGCCATGCTGGCCGCACGCCGTGCCAGACGCGTGTATGCGATCGACCACTCGCCCTTCATCGACGTGGCCGAACGGATCGCGGCCCACAACGGCTTCACCAACATCACGTTCGTCCAGGAGCACAGCACGACGTTCCAACCGTCGGAGCCCGTCGACGTGGTCCTGCACGAGCAGATGGGCGACGAACTGCTCAACGAGAACATGCTGGACAACCTCCTCGACCTCAAACAACGGGTCGTGGCCGAGGACGGCCGCATACTGCCGGGTCGCTTCGAGTTCTTCGTCGAGCCGGTCGCGCTCGTCGAGGATCGGCAGGTGCCGTTCCTGTGGGACATGCAGGTCCACGGGATCGACTTCGGTTTCCTGCGCGGTGACCCGGCCGTGTCGGCGAACACCCGGAAGTCCTACGGTTACCGGCGGGTGTCCACGGGTGACGTCGCGCACTCGCTCGGGGTGCCGGCGCCGGTGCTGAGCTTCGACCTCGCCACCTTGCACCAGGTCGACGAGGTGCCTCGGGATCTCACCGTGCCGCGGCAGGTGACCACCGACGGCTGGTTCGACGGCTTCTGCATCTGGTTCCGGGCGCACTTCGACGACCGGACCGTCCTCAGCACCTCGCCGCTGGAGGCGCGCACCTCGTGGACGAACCGGCTGGTGCGGACACCGCGCCGCAAGGTCGGCGCCGGCGAGACGATCCGGTATCGCGTGCAACTCCACGACCTGGTGCGCCCTGGGACGTGGACGATCGCAGAAGAGGACGGCTGA